In one Pelecanus crispus isolate bPelCri1 chromosome 12, bPelCri1.pri, whole genome shotgun sequence genomic region, the following are encoded:
- the ATP2A3 gene encoding sarcoplasmic/endoplasmic reticulum calcium ATPase 3 isoform X1, whose protein sequence is MEAAHSLPVLDVLRRFGVTESCGLSPEQVRRSREKYGPNELPAEEGKSLWELVLEQFEDLLVRILLMAAFLSFILAWFEEGEETTTAFVEPIVIIMILIANAVVGVWQERNAESAIEALKEYEPEMGKVIRADRSGVQRIRARDIVPGDIVEVAVGDKVPADIRIIEIRSTTLRVDQSILTGESVSVIKHADPIPDPRAVNQDKKNMLFSGTNIAAGKAVGVVIATGVYTEIGKIRNQMVETEPEKTPLQQKLDEFSQQLSKVIFLVCIAVWVINVSHFSDPVHGGSWFRGAIYYFKISVALAVAAIPEGLPAVITTCLALGTRRMAKKNAIVRSLPSVETLGCTSVICSDKTGTLTTNQMSVCRMFIMEKVEGTQCSLHEFSITGSTYTPEGQILKDEQPVRCGQYDGLVELATICALCNDSSLDYNESKKVYEKVGEATETALTCLVEKMNVFNTDTSKLSKVERANACNSVIKKLMRKECTLEFSRDRKSMSVYCTPTSPGHNSAGSKMFVKGAPESVIERCTHIRVGTARVPLTAPVREKILGRIRDWGMGIDTLRCLALATHDAPIRRETMQLHDSATFVHYENNLTFVGCVGMLDPPRKEVTSSIEMCRKAGIRVIMITGDNKGTAVAICRRIGIFSESEDVTGKAYTGREFDELPPEAQRQACRDARCFARVEPAHKSRIVEYLQSFHEITAMTGDGVNDAPALKKAEIGIAMGSGTAVAKSAAEMVLSDDNFSTIVSAVEEGRAIYNNMKQFIRYLISSNVGEVVCIFLTAILGLPEALIPVQLLWVNLVTDGLPATALGFNPPDLDIMDKLPRNPKEPLISGWLFFRYLAIGVYVGLATVGAATWWFLYDAEGPQVSFHQLRNFMRCTEDNPIFEGINCEIFESRYPTTMALSVLVTIEMCNALNSVSENQSLLRMPPWLNIWLLGAIVMSMALHFLILYVKPMPLIFQVTPLSWPQWVVVMKISLPVILLDEGLKYLSRNHLDGILRTVRHMWSGEHQLKTCRTPEQGRRGQEMNDTKETLLTKGSLTCNSD, encoded by the exons AGCTCCCCGCAGAAGAAG GAAAGTCCCTCTGGGAGTtggtgctggagcagtttgAAGATCTCCTCGTCCGCATCCTTTTGATGGCAGCTTTTCTGTCATTC ATCCTGGCCTGGTTTGAAGAAGGAGAGGAGACCACGACAGCGTTCGTGGAGCCCATCGTCATTATTATGATCCTGATCGCCAACGCCGTGGTGGGCGTGTGGCAA GAGAGAAACGCCGAGAGCGCCATCGAAGCCTTGAAGGAGTACGAGCCCGAGATGGGGAAGGTGATCCGCGCCGACCGCAGCGGGGTGCAGCGGATCCGTGCCCGGGACATTGTCCCTGGGGACATCGTGGAGGTGGCAG TTGGCGACAAGGTGCCAGCGGACATCCGGATCATCGAAATCCGGTCCACTACCCTGCGGGTCGACCAGTCCATCCTCACAG GGGAGTCTGTGTCGGTGATCAAACATGCTGACCCTATCCCTGATCCCCGGGCTGTCAACCAGGACAAGAAGAACATGCTTTTCTCT gGCACCAACAttgcagctggaaaagctgtAGGGGTCGTCATTGCGACAGGGGTGTACACTGAGATCGGGAAGATCCGAAACCAGATGGTGGAGACAGAGCCTGAGAAGACACCCTTGCAGCAGAAGCTGGACGAGTTCAGCCAGCAGCTCTCCAAAGTGATCTTCCTGGTGTGCATCGCCGTCTGGGTCATCAATGTCAGCCACTTCAGCGACCCTGTCCATGGTGGCTCCTGGTTTCGGGGAGCCATCTACTATTTCAAGATTTCAGTGGCACTGGCGGTGGCCGCCATTCCTGAGGGCCTACCAGCTGTCATCACCACCTGCCTGGCACTGGGCACGCGCCGCATGGCCAAGAAGAATGCCATCGTCCGGAGCCTGCCCTCAGTGGAGACCCTGGGCTGCACCTCTGTCATCTGCTCCGACAAGACCGGCACCCTCACCACCAACCAGATGTCTGTCTGCCGG ATGTTCATTATGGAGAAGGTGGAGGGCACCCAGTGCAGCCTGCATGAGTTCAGCATCACAGGCTCCACCTACACCCCCGAGGGACAGAT cctgaaGGACGAGCAGCCGGTGCGGTGCGGGCAGTACGACGGGCTGGTGGAGCTGGCCACCATCTGCGCCCTCTGCAACGACTCCTCGCTGGACTACAACGAG TCCAAAAAAGTCTACGAGAAGGTGGGGGAAGCCACTGAAACAGCCCTGACATGCCTGGTGGAGAAGATGAATGTCTTCAACACTGACACCAGCAAACTCTCCAAGGTGGAGCGAGCCAACGCCTGCAATTCA GTGATCAAGaagctgatgaggaaggagtGCACCCTGGAGTTCTCCCGCGACCGCAAGTCCATGTCAGTGTATTGCACGCCCACCAGCCCCGGCCACAACTCCGCCGGGAGCAAGATGTTCGTCAAG GGTGCCCCAGAAAGCGTGATCGAGCGCTGTACCCACATCCGCGTGGGCACCGCCAGGGTCCCACTGACGGCCCCGGTGCGGGAGAAGATCCTGGGCAGGATCCGGGACTGGGGCATGGGCATTGACACGCTGcgctgcctggccctggccaCCCACGATGCGCCCATCCGCAGGGAGACCATGCAGCTGCACGACTCCGCCACCTTCGTCCACTATGAG AATAACCTGACCTTTGTGGGCTGTGTGGGGATGCTGGACCCTCCCCGCAAGGAGGTCACCTCCTCCATTGAGATGTGCCGCAAGGCCGGCATCCGCGTCATCATGATCACCGGTGACAACAAGGGCACGGCAGTGGCCATCTGCCGCAGGATTGGCATCTTCTCGGAGAGCGAGGACGTGACTGGCAAAGCCTACACGGGCCGGGAGTTTGATGAGCTGCCCCCTGAGGCACAGCGGCAGGCGTGCCGTGATGCCCGATGCTTCGCCCGTGTGGAGCCGGCGCACAAGTCCCGCATCGTCGAGTACCTCCAGTCATTCCATGAGATCACCGCCATG ACAGGCGACGGTGTCAACGACGCCCCGGCCCTGAAGAAAGCCGAGATCGGCATCGCCATGGGGTCGGGCACGGCCGTTGCCAAGTCGGCCGCTGAGATGGTGCTCTCCGATGACAACTTCTCCACCATCGTGTCAGCTGTCGAGGAGGGCAGGGCCATTTACAACAACATGAAGCAGTTCATCCGCTATCTCATCTCCTCCAACGTCGGGGAGGTCGTTTG CATCTTCCTGACGGCCATCCTGGGCTTGCCCGAGGCCCTTATCCCCGTGCAGCTACTGTGGGTGAACCTGGTGACAGATGGGCTGCCGGCCACCGCACTGGGCTTCAACCCCCCTGACCTGGACATCATGGACAAGCTGCCCCGCAATCCCAAGGAGCCCCTCATCAGTGGCTGGCTCTTCTTCCGCTACCTGGCCATCGGAG TGTACGTGGGCCTGGCCACGGTGGGCGCAGCGACCTGGTGGTTCTTGTACGACGCCGAGGGACCGCAGGTCTCCTTCCATCAGCTG AGGAACTTCATGAGGTGCACTGAGGACAACCCCATCTTTGAAGGAATCAACTGTGAGATCTTTGAGTCCCGATACCCGACCACAATGGCTCTGTCTGTGCTGGTGACAATTGAAATGTGCAATGCTCTGAACAG TGTCTCTGAGAACCAGTCGCTGCTGCGGATGCCACCATGGCTCAACATCTGGCTGCTGGGGGCCATTGTCATGTCCATGGCTCTGCACTTCCTCATCCTCTACGTCAAGCCCATGCCT CTCATCTTCCAGGTAACCCCCCTGAGCTGGCCACAATGGGTGGTTGTAATGAAGATCTCCCTGCCCGTTATCCTGCTGGATGAAGGACTCAAATACCTTTCCCGCAACCACCTGGACG GCATTCTCAGGACAGTAAGGCACATGTGGAGCGGGGAGCACCAGTTGAAAACCTGCAGGACTCCAGAGCAAGG
- the ATP2A3 gene encoding sarcoplasmic/endoplasmic reticulum calcium ATPase 3 isoform X2, with amino-acid sequence MEAAHSLPVLDVLRRFGVTESCGLSPEQVRRSREKYGPNELPAEEGKSLWELVLEQFEDLLVRILLMAAFLSFILAWFEEGEETTTAFVEPIVIIMILIANAVVGVWQERNAESAIEALKEYEPEMGKVIRADRSGVQRIRARDIVPGDIVEVAVGDKVPADIRIIEIRSTTLRVDQSILTGESVSVIKHADPIPDPRAVNQDKKNMLFSGTNIAAGKAVGVVIATGVYTEIGKIRNQMVETEPEKTPLQQKLDEFSQQLSKVIFLVCIAVWVINVSHFSDPVHGGSWFRGAIYYFKISVALAVAAIPEGLPAVITTCLALGTRRMAKKNAIVRSLPSVETLGCTSVICSDKTGTLTTNQMSVCRMFIMEKVEGTQCSLHEFSITGSTYTPEGQILKDEQPVRCGQYDGLVELATICALCNDSSLDYNESKKVYEKVGEATETALTCLVEKMNVFNTDTSKLSKVERANACNSVIKKLMRKECTLEFSRDRKSMSVYCTPTSPGHNSAGSKMFVKGAPESVIERCTHIRVGTARVPLTAPVREKILGRIRDWGMGIDTLRCLALATHDAPIRRETMQLHDSATFVHYENNLTFVGCVGMLDPPRKEVTSSIEMCRKAGIRVIMITGDNKGTAVAICRRIGIFSESEDVTGKAYTGREFDELPPEAQRQACRDARCFARVEPAHKSRIVEYLQSFHEITAMTGDGVNDAPALKKAEIGIAMGSGTAVAKSAAEMVLSDDNFSTIVSAVEEGRAIYNNMKQFIRYLISSNVGEVVCIFLTAILGLPEALIPVQLLWVNLVTDGLPATALGFNPPDLDIMDKLPRNPKEPLISGWLFFRYLAIGVYVGLATVGAATWWFLYDAEGPQVSFHQLRNFMRCTEDNPIFEGINCEIFESRYPTTMALSVLVTIEMCNALNSVSENQSLLRMPPWLNIWLLGAIVMSMALHFLILYVKPMPLIFQVTPLSWPQWVVVMKISLPVILLDEGLKYLSRNHLDGDKAHVERGAPVENLQDSRAREKRTRNE; translated from the exons AGCTCCCCGCAGAAGAAG GAAAGTCCCTCTGGGAGTtggtgctggagcagtttgAAGATCTCCTCGTCCGCATCCTTTTGATGGCAGCTTTTCTGTCATTC ATCCTGGCCTGGTTTGAAGAAGGAGAGGAGACCACGACAGCGTTCGTGGAGCCCATCGTCATTATTATGATCCTGATCGCCAACGCCGTGGTGGGCGTGTGGCAA GAGAGAAACGCCGAGAGCGCCATCGAAGCCTTGAAGGAGTACGAGCCCGAGATGGGGAAGGTGATCCGCGCCGACCGCAGCGGGGTGCAGCGGATCCGTGCCCGGGACATTGTCCCTGGGGACATCGTGGAGGTGGCAG TTGGCGACAAGGTGCCAGCGGACATCCGGATCATCGAAATCCGGTCCACTACCCTGCGGGTCGACCAGTCCATCCTCACAG GGGAGTCTGTGTCGGTGATCAAACATGCTGACCCTATCCCTGATCCCCGGGCTGTCAACCAGGACAAGAAGAACATGCTTTTCTCT gGCACCAACAttgcagctggaaaagctgtAGGGGTCGTCATTGCGACAGGGGTGTACACTGAGATCGGGAAGATCCGAAACCAGATGGTGGAGACAGAGCCTGAGAAGACACCCTTGCAGCAGAAGCTGGACGAGTTCAGCCAGCAGCTCTCCAAAGTGATCTTCCTGGTGTGCATCGCCGTCTGGGTCATCAATGTCAGCCACTTCAGCGACCCTGTCCATGGTGGCTCCTGGTTTCGGGGAGCCATCTACTATTTCAAGATTTCAGTGGCACTGGCGGTGGCCGCCATTCCTGAGGGCCTACCAGCTGTCATCACCACCTGCCTGGCACTGGGCACGCGCCGCATGGCCAAGAAGAATGCCATCGTCCGGAGCCTGCCCTCAGTGGAGACCCTGGGCTGCACCTCTGTCATCTGCTCCGACAAGACCGGCACCCTCACCACCAACCAGATGTCTGTCTGCCGG ATGTTCATTATGGAGAAGGTGGAGGGCACCCAGTGCAGCCTGCATGAGTTCAGCATCACAGGCTCCACCTACACCCCCGAGGGACAGAT cctgaaGGACGAGCAGCCGGTGCGGTGCGGGCAGTACGACGGGCTGGTGGAGCTGGCCACCATCTGCGCCCTCTGCAACGACTCCTCGCTGGACTACAACGAG TCCAAAAAAGTCTACGAGAAGGTGGGGGAAGCCACTGAAACAGCCCTGACATGCCTGGTGGAGAAGATGAATGTCTTCAACACTGACACCAGCAAACTCTCCAAGGTGGAGCGAGCCAACGCCTGCAATTCA GTGATCAAGaagctgatgaggaaggagtGCACCCTGGAGTTCTCCCGCGACCGCAAGTCCATGTCAGTGTATTGCACGCCCACCAGCCCCGGCCACAACTCCGCCGGGAGCAAGATGTTCGTCAAG GGTGCCCCAGAAAGCGTGATCGAGCGCTGTACCCACATCCGCGTGGGCACCGCCAGGGTCCCACTGACGGCCCCGGTGCGGGAGAAGATCCTGGGCAGGATCCGGGACTGGGGCATGGGCATTGACACGCTGcgctgcctggccctggccaCCCACGATGCGCCCATCCGCAGGGAGACCATGCAGCTGCACGACTCCGCCACCTTCGTCCACTATGAG AATAACCTGACCTTTGTGGGCTGTGTGGGGATGCTGGACCCTCCCCGCAAGGAGGTCACCTCCTCCATTGAGATGTGCCGCAAGGCCGGCATCCGCGTCATCATGATCACCGGTGACAACAAGGGCACGGCAGTGGCCATCTGCCGCAGGATTGGCATCTTCTCGGAGAGCGAGGACGTGACTGGCAAAGCCTACACGGGCCGGGAGTTTGATGAGCTGCCCCCTGAGGCACAGCGGCAGGCGTGCCGTGATGCCCGATGCTTCGCCCGTGTGGAGCCGGCGCACAAGTCCCGCATCGTCGAGTACCTCCAGTCATTCCATGAGATCACCGCCATG ACAGGCGACGGTGTCAACGACGCCCCGGCCCTGAAGAAAGCCGAGATCGGCATCGCCATGGGGTCGGGCACGGCCGTTGCCAAGTCGGCCGCTGAGATGGTGCTCTCCGATGACAACTTCTCCACCATCGTGTCAGCTGTCGAGGAGGGCAGGGCCATTTACAACAACATGAAGCAGTTCATCCGCTATCTCATCTCCTCCAACGTCGGGGAGGTCGTTTG CATCTTCCTGACGGCCATCCTGGGCTTGCCCGAGGCCCTTATCCCCGTGCAGCTACTGTGGGTGAACCTGGTGACAGATGGGCTGCCGGCCACCGCACTGGGCTTCAACCCCCCTGACCTGGACATCATGGACAAGCTGCCCCGCAATCCCAAGGAGCCCCTCATCAGTGGCTGGCTCTTCTTCCGCTACCTGGCCATCGGAG TGTACGTGGGCCTGGCCACGGTGGGCGCAGCGACCTGGTGGTTCTTGTACGACGCCGAGGGACCGCAGGTCTCCTTCCATCAGCTG AGGAACTTCATGAGGTGCACTGAGGACAACCCCATCTTTGAAGGAATCAACTGTGAGATCTTTGAGTCCCGATACCCGACCACAATGGCTCTGTCTGTGCTGGTGACAATTGAAATGTGCAATGCTCTGAACAG TGTCTCTGAGAACCAGTCGCTGCTGCGGATGCCACCATGGCTCAACATCTGGCTGCTGGGGGCCATTGTCATGTCCATGGCTCTGCACTTCCTCATCCTCTACGTCAAGCCCATGCCT CTCATCTTCCAGGTAACCCCCCTGAGCTGGCCACAATGGGTGGTTGTAATGAAGATCTCCCTGCCCGTTATCCTGCTGGATGAAGGACTCAAATACCTTTCCCGCAACCACCTGGACGGTGA TAAGGCACATGTGGAGCGGGGAGCACCAGTTGAAAACCTGCAGGACTCCAGAGCAAGG
- the ATP2A3 gene encoding sarcoplasmic/endoplasmic reticulum calcium ATPase 3 isoform X4, whose translation MEAAHSLPVLDVLRRFGVTESCGLSPEQVRRSREKYGPNELPAEEGKSLWELVLEQFEDLLVRILLMAAFLSFILAWFEEGEETTTAFVEPIVIIMILIANAVVGVWQERNAESAIEALKEYEPEMGKVIRADRSGVQRIRARDIVPGDIVEVAVGDKVPADIRIIEIRSTTLRVDQSILTGESVSVIKHADPIPDPRAVNQDKKNMLFSGTNIAAGKAVGVVIATGVYTEIGKIRNQMVETEPEKTPLQQKLDEFSQQLSKVIFLVCIAVWVINVSHFSDPVHGGSWFRGAIYYFKISVALAVAAIPEGLPAVITTCLALGTRRMAKKNAIVRSLPSVETLGCTSVICSDKTGTLTTNQMSVCRMFIMEKVEGTQCSLHEFSITGSTYTPEGQILKDEQPVRCGQYDGLVELATICALCNDSSLDYNESKKVYEKVGEATETALTCLVEKMNVFNTDTSKLSKVERANACNSVIKKLMRKECTLEFSRDRKSMSVYCTPTSPGHNSAGSKMFVKGAPESVIERCTHIRVGTARVPLTAPVREKILGRIRDWGMGIDTLRCLALATHDAPIRRETMQLHDSATFVHYENNLTFVGCVGMLDPPRKEVTSSIEMCRKAGIRVIMITGDNKGTAVAICRRIGIFSESEDVTGKAYTGREFDELPPEAQRQACRDARCFARVEPAHKSRIVEYLQSFHEITAMTGDGVNDAPALKKAEIGIAMGSGTAVAKSAAEMVLSDDNFSTIVSAVEEGRAIYNNMKQFIRYLISSNVGEVVCIFLTAILGLPEALIPVQLLWVNLVTDGLPATALGFNPPDLDIMDKLPRNPKEPLISGWLFFRYLAIGVYVGLATVGAATWWFLYDAEGPQVSFHQLRNFMRCTEDNPIFEGINCEIFESRYPTTMALSVLVTIEMCNALNSVSENQSLLRMPPWLNIWLLGAIVMSMALHFLILYVKPMPLIFQVTPLSWPQWVVVMKISLPVILLDEGLKYLSRNHLDGEEDKK comes from the exons AGCTCCCCGCAGAAGAAG GAAAGTCCCTCTGGGAGTtggtgctggagcagtttgAAGATCTCCTCGTCCGCATCCTTTTGATGGCAGCTTTTCTGTCATTC ATCCTGGCCTGGTTTGAAGAAGGAGAGGAGACCACGACAGCGTTCGTGGAGCCCATCGTCATTATTATGATCCTGATCGCCAACGCCGTGGTGGGCGTGTGGCAA GAGAGAAACGCCGAGAGCGCCATCGAAGCCTTGAAGGAGTACGAGCCCGAGATGGGGAAGGTGATCCGCGCCGACCGCAGCGGGGTGCAGCGGATCCGTGCCCGGGACATTGTCCCTGGGGACATCGTGGAGGTGGCAG TTGGCGACAAGGTGCCAGCGGACATCCGGATCATCGAAATCCGGTCCACTACCCTGCGGGTCGACCAGTCCATCCTCACAG GGGAGTCTGTGTCGGTGATCAAACATGCTGACCCTATCCCTGATCCCCGGGCTGTCAACCAGGACAAGAAGAACATGCTTTTCTCT gGCACCAACAttgcagctggaaaagctgtAGGGGTCGTCATTGCGACAGGGGTGTACACTGAGATCGGGAAGATCCGAAACCAGATGGTGGAGACAGAGCCTGAGAAGACACCCTTGCAGCAGAAGCTGGACGAGTTCAGCCAGCAGCTCTCCAAAGTGATCTTCCTGGTGTGCATCGCCGTCTGGGTCATCAATGTCAGCCACTTCAGCGACCCTGTCCATGGTGGCTCCTGGTTTCGGGGAGCCATCTACTATTTCAAGATTTCAGTGGCACTGGCGGTGGCCGCCATTCCTGAGGGCCTACCAGCTGTCATCACCACCTGCCTGGCACTGGGCACGCGCCGCATGGCCAAGAAGAATGCCATCGTCCGGAGCCTGCCCTCAGTGGAGACCCTGGGCTGCACCTCTGTCATCTGCTCCGACAAGACCGGCACCCTCACCACCAACCAGATGTCTGTCTGCCGG ATGTTCATTATGGAGAAGGTGGAGGGCACCCAGTGCAGCCTGCATGAGTTCAGCATCACAGGCTCCACCTACACCCCCGAGGGACAGAT cctgaaGGACGAGCAGCCGGTGCGGTGCGGGCAGTACGACGGGCTGGTGGAGCTGGCCACCATCTGCGCCCTCTGCAACGACTCCTCGCTGGACTACAACGAG TCCAAAAAAGTCTACGAGAAGGTGGGGGAAGCCACTGAAACAGCCCTGACATGCCTGGTGGAGAAGATGAATGTCTTCAACACTGACACCAGCAAACTCTCCAAGGTGGAGCGAGCCAACGCCTGCAATTCA GTGATCAAGaagctgatgaggaaggagtGCACCCTGGAGTTCTCCCGCGACCGCAAGTCCATGTCAGTGTATTGCACGCCCACCAGCCCCGGCCACAACTCCGCCGGGAGCAAGATGTTCGTCAAG GGTGCCCCAGAAAGCGTGATCGAGCGCTGTACCCACATCCGCGTGGGCACCGCCAGGGTCCCACTGACGGCCCCGGTGCGGGAGAAGATCCTGGGCAGGATCCGGGACTGGGGCATGGGCATTGACACGCTGcgctgcctggccctggccaCCCACGATGCGCCCATCCGCAGGGAGACCATGCAGCTGCACGACTCCGCCACCTTCGTCCACTATGAG AATAACCTGACCTTTGTGGGCTGTGTGGGGATGCTGGACCCTCCCCGCAAGGAGGTCACCTCCTCCATTGAGATGTGCCGCAAGGCCGGCATCCGCGTCATCATGATCACCGGTGACAACAAGGGCACGGCAGTGGCCATCTGCCGCAGGATTGGCATCTTCTCGGAGAGCGAGGACGTGACTGGCAAAGCCTACACGGGCCGGGAGTTTGATGAGCTGCCCCCTGAGGCACAGCGGCAGGCGTGCCGTGATGCCCGATGCTTCGCCCGTGTGGAGCCGGCGCACAAGTCCCGCATCGTCGAGTACCTCCAGTCATTCCATGAGATCACCGCCATG ACAGGCGACGGTGTCAACGACGCCCCGGCCCTGAAGAAAGCCGAGATCGGCATCGCCATGGGGTCGGGCACGGCCGTTGCCAAGTCGGCCGCTGAGATGGTGCTCTCCGATGACAACTTCTCCACCATCGTGTCAGCTGTCGAGGAGGGCAGGGCCATTTACAACAACATGAAGCAGTTCATCCGCTATCTCATCTCCTCCAACGTCGGGGAGGTCGTTTG CATCTTCCTGACGGCCATCCTGGGCTTGCCCGAGGCCCTTATCCCCGTGCAGCTACTGTGGGTGAACCTGGTGACAGATGGGCTGCCGGCCACCGCACTGGGCTTCAACCCCCCTGACCTGGACATCATGGACAAGCTGCCCCGCAATCCCAAGGAGCCCCTCATCAGTGGCTGGCTCTTCTTCCGCTACCTGGCCATCGGAG TGTACGTGGGCCTGGCCACGGTGGGCGCAGCGACCTGGTGGTTCTTGTACGACGCCGAGGGACCGCAGGTCTCCTTCCATCAGCTG AGGAACTTCATGAGGTGCACTGAGGACAACCCCATCTTTGAAGGAATCAACTGTGAGATCTTTGAGTCCCGATACCCGACCACAATGGCTCTGTCTGTGCTGGTGACAATTGAAATGTGCAATGCTCTGAACAG TGTCTCTGAGAACCAGTCGCTGCTGCGGATGCCACCATGGCTCAACATCTGGCTGCTGGGGGCCATTGTCATGTCCATGGCTCTGCACTTCCTCATCCTCTACGTCAAGCCCATGCCT CTCATCTTCCAGGTAACCCCCCTGAGCTGGCCACAATGGGTGGTTGTAATGAAGATCTCCCTGCCCGTTATCCTGCTGGATGAAGGACTCAAATACCTTTCCCGCAACCACCTGGACG